CGCGCGGCACGGGCAATGGCGCGTCTTCGGCCATGACGAGGCGCGAGACGTTGATGGTGCCATTGACCGCCCGCCAGCGGTCGCGGGCGGGGTCGAGCCGGACAAAGACATAGCCAGGGAAGACGGCGGCGCGCACTGTCCGCAATTGCCGCGCATGCCGCACGGTCTTCAGCATCTGCGGCAGAAAGGTGTGAAAGCCCTGCCGCTCAAGCTGGACAGCGGCGCCCATCTCGCGGCGGGCCAGCGTCTGGGCCACATACCAGCGCAGCGTGGTCTCAGAGGACGCTGACGGAATCAGCCC
The DNA window shown above is from Methylocystis echinoides and carries:
- the nusG gene encoding transcription termination/antitermination protein NusG, which produces MQPAVTIGVGRYNQAGLIPSASSETTLRWYVAQTLARREMGAAVQLERQGFHTFLPQMLKTVRHARQLRTVRAAVFPGYVFVRLDPARDRWRAVNGTINVSRLVMAEDAPLPVPRGIVEALIAYRDATGLCRFDRDLKVGETVRVIGGPFAQVLGQIAGLDDKGRARVLLEIMGGAVITTLERGALERA